In one Epinephelus moara isolate mb chromosome 6, YSFRI_EMoa_1.0, whole genome shotgun sequence genomic region, the following are encoded:
- the hapln2 gene encoding hyaluronan and proteoglycan link protein 2 isoform X3: MSRHLHLPNFTATKKLKYLLEPPVYAEVVAQRGENVTLPCILRTKPSHYKVKWTKLEPEHVGQENIIMISNAHAHKPYGHLGPRASLRKAHTMDASLQLSRLELEDGGTYRCELVNGIEDESVVITLRIEGVVFPYQSKSGRYRFTFREAKEACAEQDGILASYNQLYRAWTEGLDWCNAGWLSDGTVHYPIIHPRPACGGELQPGIRTYGPKDKNIDRFDAFCFTSQTSGSVYYLSGSFSFEQAGHACQRQGAELALVGQLYSAWHFKKYDQCDGGWLRDGSVRFPISNPREHCGGIPEAGVRSFGFPKKTTHLYGAYCYR, encoded by the exons ATGAGCCGACATCTGCATCTTCCCAACTTCACAG CAACCAAGAAGCTCAAGTACCTCCTCGAGCCGCCTGTGTACGCCGAGGTGGTCGCCCAAAGGGGAGAAAACGTCACCTTGCCATGTATCCTGAGAACCAAACCCAGCCATTACAAAGTGAAATGGACAAAGCTGGAGCCAGAACACGTGGGGCAAGAGAACATTATCATGATATCAAATGCACATGCCCACAAGCCATACGGCCATCTCGGCCCGCGGGCTTCTCTCCGGAAGGCTCACACCATGGACGCCTCCCTGCAGCTCAGCCGCCTTGAGCTGGAAGATGGCGGCACGTATCGCTGTGAGCTTGTCAACGGCATCGAGGACGAAAGTGTCGTCATTACTTTGAGGATTGAAG GTGTGGTGTTCCCATATCAGAGCAAAAGTGGCCGCTACAGATTCACCTTCCGTGAGGCTAAGGAGGCTTGTGCCGAGCAAGATGGCATATTAGCTTCCTACAACCAGCTGTACAGAG CGTGGACGGAGGGTCTGGACTGGTGTAATGCCGGTTGGCTCAGCGATGGGACCGTTCACTACCCCATCATTCATCCTCGTCCTGCCTGTGGAGGAGAGCTGCAACCCGGCATTCGCACTTATGGACCAAAAGATAAAAATATCGATCGCTTCGATGCCTTCTGCTTCACCTCCCAGACATCTG GCTCTGTCTACTACTTGTCAGGGTCTTTCTCCTTCGAGCAGGCAGGACACGCGTGTCAACGTCAGGGAGCTGAGCTGGCATTAGTCGGCCAGCTTTATTCGGCCTGGCATTTCAAAAAGTACGACCAGTGTGACGGCGGATGGCTGAGAGACGGCAGTGTACGGTTTCCCATCAGCAACCCCAGGGAGCACTGTGGCGGCATCCCTGAAGCGGGGGTGCGCTCATTTGGATTCCCCAAAAAGACAACGCATCTGTACGGTGCCTATTGCTACAGGTag
- the hapln2 gene encoding hyaluronan and proteoglycan link protein 2 isoform X2 has protein sequence MSRHLHLPNFTGTKRATVFMMNCAVILLITSSCFTWSSALYSPHRAATKKLKYLLEPPVYAEVVAQRGENVTLPCILRTKPSHYKVKWTKLEPEHVGQENIIMISNAHAHKPYGHLGPRASLRKAHTMDASLQLSRLELEDGGTYRCELVNGIEDESVVITLRIEGVVFPYQSKSGRYRFTFREAKEACAEQDGILASYNQLYRAWTEGLDWCNAGWLSDGTVHYPIIHPRPACGGELQPGIRTYGPKDKNIDRFDAFCFTSQTSGSVYYLSGSFSFEQAGHACQRQGAELALVGQLYSAWHFKKYDQCDGGWLRDGSVRFPISNPREHCGGIPEAGVRSFGFPKKTTHLYGAYCYR, from the exons ATGAGCCGACATCTGCATCTTCCCAACTTCACAG GAACTAAAAGAGCGACAGTCTTCATGATGAACTGTGCTGTGATTCTTCTAATAACATCAAGCTGCTTCACCTGGTCTTCAGCTCTATACAGCCCGCACAGAGCAG CAACCAAGAAGCTCAAGTACCTCCTCGAGCCGCCTGTGTACGCCGAGGTGGTCGCCCAAAGGGGAGAAAACGTCACCTTGCCATGTATCCTGAGAACCAAACCCAGCCATTACAAAGTGAAATGGACAAAGCTGGAGCCAGAACACGTGGGGCAAGAGAACATTATCATGATATCAAATGCACATGCCCACAAGCCATACGGCCATCTCGGCCCGCGGGCTTCTCTCCGGAAGGCTCACACCATGGACGCCTCCCTGCAGCTCAGCCGCCTTGAGCTGGAAGATGGCGGCACGTATCGCTGTGAGCTTGTCAACGGCATCGAGGACGAAAGTGTCGTCATTACTTTGAGGATTGAAG GTGTGGTGTTCCCATATCAGAGCAAAAGTGGCCGCTACAGATTCACCTTCCGTGAGGCTAAGGAGGCTTGTGCCGAGCAAGATGGCATATTAGCTTCCTACAACCAGCTGTACAGAG CGTGGACGGAGGGTCTGGACTGGTGTAATGCCGGTTGGCTCAGCGATGGGACCGTTCACTACCCCATCATTCATCCTCGTCCTGCCTGTGGAGGAGAGCTGCAACCCGGCATTCGCACTTATGGACCAAAAGATAAAAATATCGATCGCTTCGATGCCTTCTGCTTCACCTCCCAGACATCTG GCTCTGTCTACTACTTGTCAGGGTCTTTCTCCTTCGAGCAGGCAGGACACGCGTGTCAACGTCAGGGAGCTGAGCTGGCATTAGTCGGCCAGCTTTATTCGGCCTGGCATTTCAAAAAGTACGACCAGTGTGACGGCGGATGGCTGAGAGACGGCAGTGTACGGTTTCCCATCAGCAACCCCAGGGAGCACTGTGGCGGCATCCCTGAAGCGGGGGTGCGCTCATTTGGATTCCCCAAAAAGACAACGCATCTGTACGGTGCCTATTGCTACAGGTag
- the hapln2 gene encoding hyaluronan and proteoglycan link protein 2 isoform X1, translating into MSRHLHLPNFTGTKRATVFMMNCAVILLITSSCFTWSSALYSPHRAAATKKLKYLLEPPVYAEVVAQRGENVTLPCILRTKPSHYKVKWTKLEPEHVGQENIIMISNAHAHKPYGHLGPRASLRKAHTMDASLQLSRLELEDGGTYRCELVNGIEDESVVITLRIEGVVFPYQSKSGRYRFTFREAKEACAEQDGILASYNQLYRAWTEGLDWCNAGWLSDGTVHYPIIHPRPACGGELQPGIRTYGPKDKNIDRFDAFCFTSQTSGSVYYLSGSFSFEQAGHACQRQGAELALVGQLYSAWHFKKYDQCDGGWLRDGSVRFPISNPREHCGGIPEAGVRSFGFPKKTTHLYGAYCYR; encoded by the exons ATGAGCCGACATCTGCATCTTCCCAACTTCACAG GAACTAAAAGAGCGACAGTCTTCATGATGAACTGTGCTGTGATTCTTCTAATAACATCAAGCTGCTTCACCTGGTCTTCAGCTCTATACAGCCCGCACAGAGCAG CAGCAACCAAGAAGCTCAAGTACCTCCTCGAGCCGCCTGTGTACGCCGAGGTGGTCGCCCAAAGGGGAGAAAACGTCACCTTGCCATGTATCCTGAGAACCAAACCCAGCCATTACAAAGTGAAATGGACAAAGCTGGAGCCAGAACACGTGGGGCAAGAGAACATTATCATGATATCAAATGCACATGCCCACAAGCCATACGGCCATCTCGGCCCGCGGGCTTCTCTCCGGAAGGCTCACACCATGGACGCCTCCCTGCAGCTCAGCCGCCTTGAGCTGGAAGATGGCGGCACGTATCGCTGTGAGCTTGTCAACGGCATCGAGGACGAAAGTGTCGTCATTACTTTGAGGATTGAAG GTGTGGTGTTCCCATATCAGAGCAAAAGTGGCCGCTACAGATTCACCTTCCGTGAGGCTAAGGAGGCTTGTGCCGAGCAAGATGGCATATTAGCTTCCTACAACCAGCTGTACAGAG CGTGGACGGAGGGTCTGGACTGGTGTAATGCCGGTTGGCTCAGCGATGGGACCGTTCACTACCCCATCATTCATCCTCGTCCTGCCTGTGGAGGAGAGCTGCAACCCGGCATTCGCACTTATGGACCAAAAGATAAAAATATCGATCGCTTCGATGCCTTCTGCTTCACCTCCCAGACATCTG GCTCTGTCTACTACTTGTCAGGGTCTTTCTCCTTCGAGCAGGCAGGACACGCGTGTCAACGTCAGGGAGCTGAGCTGGCATTAGTCGGCCAGCTTTATTCGGCCTGGCATTTCAAAAAGTACGACCAGTGTGACGGCGGATGGCTGAGAGACGGCAGTGTACGGTTTCCCATCAGCAACCCCAGGGAGCACTGTGGCGGCATCCCTGAAGCGGGGGTGCGCTCATTTGGATTCCCCAAAAAGACAACGCATCTGTACGGTGCCTATTGCTACAGGTag